The genome window tacatttaatattcatgcgcaaagtagttgttgcagagaagaaaagtacGTATAAAgaataaacttatcttttattaagacaaaggaacagtataGTGTACAGTGAAAAGctaaaacaagcttacattacaactaactacgcaagtgaaaagaaaagatacaatagaatgaagaaaagccGAAGAAAAAAGGCGCAGATGAgagattggctactgttccaagatgtcgtctaaggaaactattcctcgacgcttctacatgcccataactcaggcagccaaagagcccaacttggggcctgcaccggtgaagaaaaggtgcagggaacctgaccttaggctaacaccatctacagaaaaggtgcagggagccggaagttggggagcccccgcaaaaatttacctgctacaaggcagacggcgctgatggcggaaattccttcttctgacataccaaaaatctggcatgaccagaacctgcttcggattttgactaaaagagggaggaataccatcttcctcctgtcaagacggaggactggcttgaatctgtgccatccttatccataccatatcaccttgaggattcggtgcctctgaagcgtgcggagacctttcatccccatccacgcctcaaacatcttgctttgagacAGTGgtactagaaagagagatcgcggatatggaagaaatatggttctgaagggaacaggagagttcatgtgcaagtgaagtgatcccctatcccatttatacccagaagtaaaccggtggcatttaattcacgcagcgtcccaaggaacgctacagacaaaatgtctctggctcgatttccaacgtcgtctgcaaccctggggttaaaggagtctcgagaaggcgcacctcgaacactgggacgccaaaaagtaccgcatgatcaaagactacggaaatacctcttaatttgtgggcccagtaaattcgcggtccaggcccgttcagcatatgggcccagggacagaaccaaggccttgcatggtcctcggactcaagcctatggggaaaccaagtacaaaaaagaaaaaatcacaagttttggacagaaccaaggccttgcatggtcctcggactcaagcctatggggaaaccaagtacaaaaaagaaaaaatcacaagttttggacagaaccaaggccttgcatggtcctcggactcaagcctatggggaaaccaagtacaaaaaagaaaaatcacaagttttggacagaaccaaggccttgcatggtcctcggactcaagcctatggggaaaccaagtacaaaaaagaaaaatcacaagttttggacagaaccaaggccttgcatggtcctcggactcaagcctatggggaaaccaagtacaaaaaagttttggacagaaccaaggccttgcaagCCTGGtccttggacagaaccaagatggtcctcggactcaagcctatggggaaaccaagtacaatgggacagaaccaagtaccaaggaaaaaatcacaagttttggacagaaccaaggccttgcatggtcctcggactcaagcctatggggaaaaccaagtacaaaaaaaaaagaaaaaatcacaagttttggacagaaccaaggccttgcatggtcctcggactcaagcctatggggaaaaccaagtacaaaaaaagaaaaaaatcacaagttttggacagaaccaaggccttgcatggtcctcggactcaagcctatggggaaaccgagtaaaaaaataaataaattacaagtttcatacaaaaccaaggccttgcatggtccttggactcaagcctatggggtaACCAACTGCTCGGATGGGAAAGTCCCtggctcaaatactgtaaaatgttaaggccgataaaagtgttaggatgatggtgggACACTCCACTATTTAgaagcctaagggggctgttcattttggcgGATGATATGTCTTtgaatgattacttcctacaccgcatagagCATCCAGCTCTAATCCCAgcattgtttcgggcaagtatcgtTATTCACAGGTACGCATTACTATGTCAAGCAACTCtgttaaagttatggtgacatctttttatcAGCAAGTATTTTGACCTTATTTGTcatcgattcaaatgctatattattgtgccgagcaacgtttgcaaattttaaaaaaaaaaaaagagcatagggacagaacatgcgaaataaaataacaacaatttttattaatacgaaaaattattacaacgtacaaagaggggctcaaacaagcctatacaaaatgtgaactgcctaagcaacgataacatccgcaatacagataagtaaacagtcaggcgacttttaaactcgtcttcaaagtctctctaatctctgcctcaatactgctcatattacgataagaaccttctttggaaaaagatgaaggagaagaaaatagtaaggaagaaatcaatgaagaagatggaggaaatgaatgaggaagatggaggacatgagtaaagaaggatgAGAAGAAgggagaagagatgaaaagaaagaaaatgagcaaaagagggagaagagaaagcaccagaatggatctggtgctgggaagactaagaaagggaagcggagagggccaccagtgaacgaagagaggaagaagcagagacacttagtccctgcctcggtcctgactcctaacacgctggggccatattaggtgagctcataagagagcggttggttatgatgatgggagttctcgactcagtcacgccgaaagttggacgtgatgagtccctgcttcggattttggctgaagggaaggtgggacgaatcttaagtctccgccacccttgccctgaccaAGCCATTTCGAGTTTTATTAAAACAcggtgctttgaggaggggtatggttccttcatcactcgttatggTAAACGTATTCTGATTGGGTGTATAACAATTGGGTTAAGTTAACGCTAAGGAAGGAtgagggtttcagatctcagaaagatGGAGGGGTGTCTGCACAAAAGTGACGGCTTcctacttgccttcttataggaagggaaaaacggaaggtattaaattcattcaggtttccaaaaaaatctgaagaataaagatgtgtccgttccacttccccacctcatcagatgagCCGTCGGACGTAAAtaagtctcgtaaagggaatgtcattaaaggcgcgtcttggacagccaaacggcaggaACGAGTCACGAGCAAATTAAAGGGAGCGCCTTGTAAGCCGATATATCTTCTGGGCAGGTGGAGAAACCGTCAGCATTAATGGAGGGCTATATTAAAGGAGCAGTAATAAAAGCTCGGCAttgccaaaacccccctttccaaccgggaggttggacagccgggttttgaggggctattgtggggcccaataatctatgggccaggcccatttgcttgtggagagtccgaaggcccaagccgaggagagctatggcccaagcccgataacatagagcacaagactgttttggaatacagccgaggacagttcagtcctcggtagatccaaaatcccaccaggataaaggggtaaaactggtataggactaaacttgaaaggagacctaaaatatcttgggaaagttacccctatgacccttcccagataagattctgcacctagcagagccgtattctgcagctttatcaaccatccccaacaattctgggattagactgatgggacaaatatcagtcttgtaaagattgaccctacacgtggacgaaggacagttaacgcagacgaatataaaagaagaaagtaagtaaatctaaggaggaggcccatcccacctccaaaaagaaagagagactacatgggTGAGAACCCCTAAACAACACCTGAGATGAcggaaaaaacccatcgtcgggtaaccggggtaagaccttaatggtcctcggatcaagtccgaggagacccatcccataggatgcgacgccgtagggcttaaatgttcaagcccaaatcctttttctacacgaattcctctaaaaccaagacCGGGCATCGctccgtgaccaacggctagcttttcaaacccactctctacaaatcatattgtgagggatctttcatatgcgagcccaacatcattattgggccgcgaaggaattgtgtccttacattatgatattttattgtattcttagacttcttttttagtatatatagtcAAATTgggtgagccaaaattcaccatttcacgcacaattttcttgtgttacctttttgtttgtttattttaatgcataatttttcacctaaaatttgttgtgaaaatgatgtggacataaaaaataaaatatcaaactgGGACCTACCACAactggaaataaaaaatattgcgAAAATGttatgacattttgttgtgttcctaggcttcttttttgtgtgacagtttgttgtgttcctagccttttttttttttttagtcaaatttggtaagccaaaattcattattttaggctcaattttcttcaattggctttttatttggttttaaaaaaaatgcaaggtTAAAAGTGGTTAGCccaatttaaaaccaataacaatttaccacctaggatttattatgaaaatattgtggacgtagcactactctaaaataaaataataaaatatcaaaccaGAACCCACCATAGCTAGAAATAAAGGTACTGTATAAATAtcgtgacattttgttgtgttcctaaactctttttttggtttagttaatctgttaaaccaaaattcattgttttatgcatagtttttttgaggttgatttttttttaacacattgtttcaagttataaaaaataaaaataaaaaataaaacacacacacacacacactcacactcacacaAATTGACGAAGTAGCACTTTCCTCCTTTATGTTTGGGTAGTTTCATTCCCCCCTAAACtaaagttgaataatttccTCCTTTATATGTTGTAAATGAGTATATACCCCTATTGTTACTCTCTTAGTTAAAccctaacaaaatcttataattcctaaaatattccattgtgcaatgtctaaaatactactactaaattttaatgtcccaaaaaatttcttcatgtattttgaattttatgtggTAGATTGGTAGTCATACAtagaaagttagaatgatgaCATATGATGTTCTATTTGTTATCTAgagaacactaatttattatatttaaatattctaaacttataattttatctaatagaaaCTCTGATGACAgatgtcttttgttatttttttctttttttaatttcttttcctgCTTAAAAGggtgttcattaaaaataagtaagcTAAACATCGTAATTGGACTCATAAAATAAGATGATAAAGAATgaagtatgaataacaaaaaCTTTATTGTAGATGATtgcaaatatttaatttgatgaagatcttcaaaaaaaaaatgtagcatatatcatcattcattgcaaaaatttaaatattatggaAAGATGATGACATTCATTATCattctttgtagcattttttggTGAGTAGATATTACATTTAGTAAataagttttaagaaatttttacaataaatagATATTCAAAtagctattttaaatttaaatacatgacTTTAtacttcaacaacaaaaaatctatatttattttctcaCTAAAGGGGCAGCACATGCGCAACCCACACAAGTAAATGATAAAATGGCTAAACGtggcaaaaataaataaatgaattttgttTCCTTATTCCCTTATGTGGGGTACAGAAATTTAATAAGATAATCATGCCACGTGTCATACTCAAGGCCGGGGAGGCCAATACAGTTCCGAGGAGTCCATACACTCAGATGGTAAGGTCGGAGAGGCAAGCCATGGCCACGTCAATGGCACATTACAGGAGGGGGGCCACACTGTAGAAGAAGAGTTTCAGAGAGGGGGTTAGCCCTGACATGATTGGAGGGATGGTAGCTACCACCACATTTAATGTACCTCACCAAACAccctggccgcatttatgtggagaagacccttgaacagtaCTATCTTGGTtgctgcaactcacagaagACTTGGGAGGGCATCTGATGGAACAAACACTCGAAAAGTTACCTGCataatcaacaaatggagggccaaaATCAGCCAAAGgaggctatataatgtgagagatcctccaGGGACAAGGGAGAGTTCATctgaaaatctaaaaaatactaaaacacaaaaaactgaAATTGTAATCAAGTTTAAGAAGAATATACTCCAGAACTATCTCCTCGGACTTTGCCGAGGAATGATTTCTTCGCAAAAACcctgttttcttttgttttatttcaatcttAAATCCATTATGGGCATTGTCCAACTCACCGAAACCTAGttttcaacccactctctaaaaattcattgtgttggacTCTTTGGGCCTGAATCCTTCTACCTTTTGGACTCAGGAACCAAAACCCGCCCTTACACCTTAAATTGGATCGAGGCCCAATGAGCACTTTATATGGTCCAATGCTTTTTAGATTgggttaacaaaatataattttcaaaccTTTTTATATGCATTTTGATCTTTGAGATAAAAGAAACTAATTAAGGCCCAACTGAAgacatttttcttgataaaaaaattaatgagacATTTTTGGAATATATTTCCCTTGTTTTGGGGTATTTGGAGtggattaaaaaattgttaaatgatACATTTTAGGTTGATCAAAAAAAGAACCCTCTTTTAGGTTAAacttttttagtattttacacCTTAAAAAATACAAGAACTAAGTTTGGCTAAGGTTAATTTTAGTAgttagttttaatatttttaaaagtagtgaattaaattaaattatttaatatttacataaaatataggaaaatttgtgaatttttaATACGAGTCAAACAttacaaaatgttttttttggaGCATTTTTTAGAACACAATCAAATACGAATTAAAAACAAGCGATTTTCCCTATAAAAATGTTTTCATcttaaaaacattttccaactaaatatattttattttaaaacaaacagaacatatatttatcataattcataacacACAAATATTTTAGTAACACATTTTTTGGAATATAGTTCCCCCCTCTTTTGGTGTTTGGAGTAGATTAAAAACTTGTTTAAACTGATATCATTTTCTATTGATCAAGAAAAGCACCCAATTTtcaaggtgatttttttttttttttttgtcacttcaaaagaacaaaaacctttaaatttatagagaatagTTGTAACTGTGCTTACTTGTTGTTAAATTTCTACTTCACTATTGAACAAGCATTTTCAATAACAAAGtttttccaaactagtttgaagagGAACTCTGTAAACTCCTCTTATATcgttttattgaatgtgaattttgaaaatctaatgttagattgcatgttctttatgttcttaacacgcaagtcaaatttcattcaaatcggatattatttactattcgatcaacaaacatattttttaagcataatgTTTTACccaaaaactttaaatttaaacatttcatTAATGACACAGCTATTGATTTtcgattatttaaaaaaaaaaaattgcaagcaTGAAgcatataataaaaacatgcaatccaatgtatcaaaaaaaaaaaaaaacatgcaatccaacagttataatttcaaaattcacactcaataaaaatatataagaagaatttgaagggtttctctccaaactagtcaTCATTTTCCCATTTTCAATCATGCGTATTGTAAAACTAgacttcaaaaaaatagaaaacaattttttgacatattctttgattttaataattaaaaggaaagctaatttaaaattagtacaaaatcaaattgtaaggacacgattcgtggcggaccgtaacagtgtcgggttcgcacgtaaaaagggcccaaacaatatcatttgtagagcgtgggtttgaaaggctaggccttagtcaccaggcggtgggtttttcgagGTGTTCGTATATAGTTATGTTTCCTtcacccctagagtctttctccttaaggtgggctgggaggctctggtttttggccatttttcccagcctcttggttggtgcaccttcctttttattatatagtccgtcttggttgatcctgaccctccacttgtaggtcaggcaggagcttatttctgtatccatcccatcaaccgtcccgtctaactttctattagttgcatggatcgaagtttacaccgtccaaacgtcttttctcattaatcagttctgggtattggcaggtgcatttactgaagaggggacgcattttccttggtccaatttcacaccctgcttccctatgggccccattccgttcacatccccttgagggggctgtttggggattgcctccaccatgatgttggtcttcccattgaaactctggaatgccgaggacagggtaagttctcagtcgttccccttgctaccccggccattgatcattcgtcctcggcaagatacctcctcggcacgggccctgggcccagatagagtttgggccggattgcagacctctcaGACCCACACAAATTatacatgatttaaaaaaatcgAATTtgcttttaaaatattaagttaaattgtactaaaagaaaatttatattgtGTCTTTTGTTTTCTCACTCTTTGAATtgttgaaaatatattattcatgTTTTGGccctctaaaataaaataaaataggaaaatgttaacgaatgccctaagggcattggtttataaactatttttagaaatattttatgggaaaataataaatcaattaatttttctatcaacattttatatttcccataaaagtaatgttaaaactttcctaatatGAATTGTTAACAACTGTCCTAAGAGTACCTGTTAACATGTCTGAATAAAATATACAACTCAACACCTTAAGTCACTACTTCAAGTTCACGGCCGTTTGATAGTCTCAGGCCTCAAAGAAAACCATTCCACTCTTACCCATCTCATTTATTCTTACTCATTGTTTCTCAAATGTGCCTTGCGGCTTGCTATGTTTTCAAGATAGAGCCGAGTGTGTGTCTATGAGAGGAGAAATTATACGATCCTTATAGTAAACCATGTCACTTATCCACCATTTTATTAGAAGACTCtatatgtttaaaattgttgagtgaaaattagtttatgtttaattttttttttaatcataaccTGActcatcaattttatttaagtggGAATCTTATAATGGAATAGTGTACTATAAAAACTGTATAATTTCtcgtgtgtatgtgtgtgtgtgtgcgtgagagagagagagagagagagagagagagattctatttatttatttattattattaattttttggataaattgcaaattacacccctaaagtttaggGTTGACTAgattttataccctaaaatTTCATACACCTTGAAGTTTGGTTCCGCTAGCAATTCACCCCCCACGGTTAGTTTCTGCTGTTAAGTGACACATCATCATGCTGATGTATTTTATTGTTGACAAATCAACCACGAAACTACGTCATTTTAGTGATGACCAAGTAAAGAGGTGGCATACAACAAAACTACGTTGTTTAAGGcataaacttaaaacaaaaacctCTGGCCTAAACGACACAGTTTCAGGCTCACTATCTGTGTGGCCACTGCCGTCGCCTGGGTTCATGAGGTGAGCTGACGACCTATCTAGGTTCAGTTTGAGCCAAGGGGTTTGGGCTAGGGAGGTGTGagttcttcgtgttctttgtttttagattttagaactTAGCCTGAAACTATGTTGTTTAGGCTAGaggtttttgttttaagtttatgCCTTAAACGACGTAGTTTTGATGTATGCCACCTTTTCACTGGTCATCACTAAAACGGCATAGTTTTGTAGCTgatttgacaaaaataaaatacatcagCATGATGATGTTCTACTTAACAGCAGAAATTAACTGTGGGGGATGTATTACTAACGGAACCAAATTTCAGGATGTAAAATTAAGTTTCTGAAATTTTgggatgtaaaatccaatcaatcCCAAATTTCAAAGGTGTAATGTGTAGTTTACCCTAATTATTTTTACAAGAGAAACCTAATTATTTTTACAAGAGAAACTGAGAAAGGGATTTGTTAGTTGGGCCATGATGGTCAAGACCCATAAAAAACTATTGAGCCTTAGAACCTTATTTTGGGTTGAGGCCCAATGAGAACATTGTAATATATATGGTCCAATTAAGAATGCTCTAATATGTATTTTACTttacattttgaatttttagttttgaaaaacaCAGGAACCATAATAGAGGTTCTCCGCTCTGTGGCCGAGAGAGCTATGACAGTAAATAATGTACTATTGCTACTACGTAGACAATACCATGCACTCGCAACAGTAGCCTCTGAAATCCAAACTATACCCTCCAACAGTTCAAAAAATTACACCCACTACCTTCGCCTCCTCTCATCATGCAAAGACCTTGAGTCACTGCTTCAAGTCCATAGCCATTTGATAGTTTCAGGCCTCAAAGAAGACCATTCCACACTCACCCATCTCATTAATTCTTACTCTTTGTTTCACAAATGTGATTTGGCTCGCTCTGTTTTTGAATTCACGTCAAACCCACGTGTTACTTTGTGGAATTCAATGATTAGAGCTTATACGAGGTCAAAACAATACAAAGAAGCTCTAAATATGTATCATTTTATGTTAGAGAAAGGGTGTGAGCCTGATAAGTATACATTCACGTTTGTTTTAAAAGCTTGTACTGGTGCTCTTGACTTGCAAAAGGGTGTTCTTGTTCACCGTGAAATAGCCTGTAGGAGACTGGAATGTGATGTGTTTATAGGGACTGGTCTTGTTGatatgtattgtaaaatgggtGATTTAAGAAGTGCACGTGAGGTGTTTGATTGTTTGCCTAAAAAGGATGTTGTGGCTTGGAATACAATGATTGCGGGGTTGTCACAAAGTGAGGATCCTCATGAGGCGTTGGGGTTATTTTGGAGTATGCAGTTGGGAGGAGTGAAGCCGGATTCAGTGAGCTTGTTGAACTTGGTTCCAGCTATTTCGAGATTAGCTGATATTGATTCTTGTAAGTCTATTCATGGATATGTGGTTAGGAGGGATTTTCAGGCTGCGATTTCAAATGGGTTGATTGATATGTACTCTAAGTGTGGCGATGTGAATGCTGCTCGACGGGTTTTTGATCACATGTGGGGACGAGATGGTGTGTCGTGGAAGACAATGGTGGCAGGGTATGTGTTTAATAGATGTTTCTTTGAGGTTTTGAAGTTATTTGATAGAATGAAAGTGGAGAATTCTAAGATAAATAAGACTTCTGCTGTAAGTGCTCTATTGGCAGCAGCAGAAATGAGAGATTTAGAGAAAGGAAAGGAGATCCATGAGTGTGCAATACGAGAAGGGATTGATTCAGATGTTTTGGTTGCTACTCCTATCATGACCATGTATATAAAATGTGGAGAATTAGAAAAGGCCAAGAAATTGTTTAAGGGACTTATGGAAAGAGATCTGATTGCTTGGGCTGCTTTTATATCTGCTCTTGTCCAATCTGGATATCCTGAAGAAGCATTGTCTATATTTCGAGATATGCAGAATCACAATCTGAAACCAGATAAAACAACTCTGATGAGTATCCTTCCTGCATGTGCAGATTTATTGGCTATAAGATTAGGTAAAAGCGTGCACTGCTATGCTATTAAGTCTGactttgattttgatatttcaacagGAACAGCTCTAGTATTCATGTATTCTAAATGGGGATTATTTACTTGGGCAGTGAATGTTTTCAATAGACTTCCATGTAAAGATGTTGTGACAtggaatattttaataaatggcTATGTACAGTTTGGTGATCCATACCATGCAATGGAATTCTTCCATGAATTACAGCTATCTAAAATACATCCAGACACAGGAACAATGGTGGGTTTGCTTCATGCTTGTTCCCTGTTAAACGGCCTACACCAAGGCACCAGCATTCATGGTCAAATTATGAGAAGTGGATTTGAATCTGACTGTCCTGTAAGGAATGCTCTCATTGACATGTATGCAAAATGTGGAAGCCTTTCCTCAGCTGAATTATTATTCTACAAAACAGAGTTTGCAAAGGATGAAGTATCTTGGAATGTGATAATTGCAGGATACATGCAGAATGCTCATGCAAAGAAAGCCATATCCACCTTTTACCACATGATAATGGAGAACTTTCAGCCCAATTTGGTCACATTTGTGAATGTCCTTCCAGCAGTGGCATCTTTGGCAGCCTTACGAGAAGGCATGGCTTTTCATGCTTACATTATCCGGATGGGATTTCTGTCTAATACACTTGTTGGGAATAGTCTTATTGATATGTATGCTAAATGTGGGCAGCTCAATTATTCAGAGAATTTCTTTAATGAGatggaaaacaaaaacacagtTTCATGGAATGCAATGCTTACAGGGTATGCAGTTCATGGGCAAGGCAACAATGCCATTGCACTTTTCTCACTCATGCAAGAGAGCCATGTCCAGGTTGACTCTGTGTCTTTCATCAATGTTTTGTCAGCTTGTAGACATGCAGGTTTAATagaagaaggaaggaaaatttttgaGTCCATGTTTGAAAAACACCATTTCGAACCAGAGTTGGAACACTATGCTTGCATGGTAGACCTTCTGGGTCGTGCTGGTCTGTTTGATGAAACTTTGATTTTGATAAAAACAATGCCAATGAAACCTGATGCTGGAGTTTGGGGAGCATTATTGGGTGCTTGTAAAATGTACTCTAATATCAAGTTAGGAGAAATTGCGCTGCAACATCTTGTTAAACTTGAACCTGAAAATGCAACAAATTATGTAGTTTTATCGAGTTTGTTTGCTGAATCTGGTAATTGGGGCGATGAGGGCAGCATAAGGTCAAGGATGCCTGAATCTGGGTTGAAGAAAACTCCAGGATTTAGTTGGGTTGAGGTCGAAAACAGGTTCCATGCATGCATTCAGAGTCGGTGACCCaaggaatttttttaagattgtGGACCAGAAGCTTAGTTGGTTTCTTCAGAATAGATCTGGCCACTCGGCTTCTGGAGCAAAAAAGAAGCTGAGATTTGGTATGCAAGCCAAGAAATGAGGGCGGTATGGGATTGAGGAGATTAGAGGAGTGGACTAAGGCAGGCTCCGTCCGGCTTGTATGGGTTCACTTGAATCTTCTCAAATGAAGAAGTCTTTGGATGGTCAAAATTCATCAAGACTGCAGCTGGTCTTGGAGGAAGATTTTGAATCTAAGATAAATTACTAGGCCATTCATTAAGTTCATGGTAGGTCAGGTGAAACTGTCTCCCTAACCTATGGCATGACTGTCGACA of Quercus lobata isolate SW786 chromosome 8, ValleyOak3.0 Primary Assembly, whole genome shotgun sequence contains these proteins:
- the LOC115955061 gene encoding pentatricopeptide repeat-containing protein At2g39620, with protein sequence MTVNNVLLLLRRQYHALATVASEIQTIPSNSSKNYTHYLRLLSSCKDLESLLQVHSHLIVSGLKEDHSTLTHLINSYSLFHKCDLARSVFEFTSNPRVTLWNSMIRAYTRSKQYKEALNMYHFMLEKGCEPDKYTFTFVLKACTGALDLQKGVLVHREIACRRLECDVFIGTGLVDMYCKMGDLRSAREVFDCLPKKDVVAWNTMIAGLSQSEDPHEALGLFWSMQLGGVKPDSVSLLNLVPAISRLADIDSCKSIHGYVVRRDFQAAISNGLIDMYSKCGDVNAARRVFDHMWGRDGVSWKTMVAGYVFNRCFFEVLKLFDRMKVENSKINKTSAVSALLAAAEMRDLEKGKEIHECAIREGIDSDVLVATPIMTMYIKCGELEKAKKLFKGLMERDLIAWAAFISALVQSGYPEEALSIFRDMQNHNLKPDKTTLMSILPACADLLAIRLGKSVHCYAIKSDFDFDISTGTALVFMYSKWGLFTWAVNVFNRLPCKDVVTWNILINGYVQFGDPYHAMEFFHELQLSKIHPDTGTMVGLLHACSLLNGLHQGTSIHGQIMRSGFESDCPVRNALIDMYAKCGSLSSAELLFYKTEFAKDEVSWNVIIAGYMQNAHAKKAISTFYHMIMENFQPNLVTFVNVLPAVASLAALREGMAFHAYIIRMGFLSNTLVGNSLIDMYAKCGQLNYSENFFNEMENKNTVSWNAMLTGYAVHGQGNNAIALFSLMQESHVQVDSVSFINVLSACRHAGLIEEGRKIFESMFEKHHFEPELEHYACMVDLLGRAGLFDETLILIKTMPMKPDAGVWGALLGACKMYSNIKLGEIALQHLVKLEPENATNYVVLSSLFAESGNWGDEGSIRSRMPESGLKKTPGFSWVEVENRFHACIQSR